A window of Nocardia arthritidis genomic DNA:
CGATCAGCTACCGTCGGTCGCCGGTACGCGATTCCCGTTGCGCCGCACCGATATCGATCACTTCGACCATCTCACCAATACGGCCTATTGGCACGGTGTGCACGAATCATGCGCCGAGGCGGCCGATCTCATGGCGGGACCGCATCGCTACGTCCTCGAATACAACAAGCCGGTGCGGTTCGGTGAGCACGTCGATATCCACACCGACCGCACCGCCGACGCGCTCACCATGTGGTTCGCGGTGGACGGCGACGTTCGCGCGATCGCGCGGCTGCGTGCGCTTTCCTAGACCGGAAAGTTGCTGCGGAACAAGCCTTTCGGGTCGCGGTGCCGTTTGATGTCGCGCAGCCGGGCCAGGGTGTCCGCGTCGACGGCGTCGGCGGCGCGCTGCCCGGGCGCCAGGAAGCCGAACGGCGTACGGCCGGTCGCATTCTCGCCGAACGCGTCGAGGTAGTCGCGGATCCGGGCCTGGACGTTCGCGGTGTCCTCCGGTCGCATGCGCAAGCCGTGGAAGCCGACGCAGAAGCGTTCGGGCACCGCGCCCGCCGCGCTGTCCGACGGGCGGGTGAGCGCGCCGCCGAGCTGCCGGACCTGCACGCTGATCAGGGGAGATATCGGCCCCGTGAGCAGGGCCCCGATGGCGGGCTCGGTGAGATCGGTCAGCAGCACGGTGTGGTGCAGGCTGGGGCTCGGTCTGGTCGGTTCGGCGGTGATCGCGCCGATATCGTTGAGCGGCAGGATCTTTCGGGTGTCGGCGGTGCGTCCGTCGACGCGCTCCAGCGGTGCGAGCAGCGCTTGCGCGGACGCGGCGTCGCCGAGGTAGGTGACGCTGACGCCGACCATCGGTGGGGCGCTGGGGAATTGGGACAGGCTCCACCACAGGGTCAGCTCGTCGGGCGCGATCGCGACGATCTCCCGGAACGCCGCGAGCACCTGCGGGGCGCGCTCGGCGGGCCACACCATCCGGCCGCCGTACAGGGACGGCACCGGGTGCAGCGCGAATTCGATCGCGGTGACCAGCGCGTAATCGCCGCCACCACCGCGCAACGCCCAGAACAGATCCGGTTCGGACGAGGCGGTGACGCGCAGCCTCCCGCCGTCGGCATCGATGACGTCGAATGCGGTGACGCTGTCGGCGGTCCAACCGAATTCGCGGGAGAACCAACTCAATCCGCCGCCCAACGTGAAACCGGTGACGCCGACCTGCGGCGCGCTCCCGGT
This region includes:
- a CDS encoding FAD-binding oxidoreductase; the encoded protein is METGRTGEDTPASSRRELFTVGGGLAVASCAPDSRAATDDAGLRSAVRGRVSLPGDRDFDQARQPWNLTVEQSVRAVVEVADADDAAALVRYARDTGRTLAAQPTGHGAADALDGAILVRTNRIDEIHVEPGTRSARVGAGVSWAQVQEAAAPHGLTGVTGSAPQVGVTGFTLGGGLSWFSREFGWTADSVTAFDVIDADGGRLRVTASSEPDLFWALRGGGGDYALVTAIEFALHPVPSLYGGRMVWPAERAPQVLAAFREIVAIAPDELTLWWSLSQFPSAPPMVGVSVTYLGDAASAQALLAPLERVDGRTADTRKILPLNDIGAITAEPTRPSPSLHHTVLLTDLTEPAIGALLTGPISPLISVQVRQLGGALTRPSDSAAGAVPERFCVGFHGLRMRPEDTANVQARIRDYLDAFGENATGRTPFGFLAPGQRAADAVDADTLARLRDIKRHRDPKGLFRSNFPV